One genomic segment of Paenibacillus xylanexedens includes these proteins:
- a CDS encoding AraC family transcriptional regulator: MPKPKKPVIEYRHYSLPIDFPVLLLSGDRWRISDIKSEHLHFHNHMEIGICYSDGGIMEIKGESVPFRAGDITFIPRYLPHTTYSSPNNASLWAYIFFSPEELFRHSLKTAQTHIEPNLWAIQGTNCILNKEQHPKIHTLATSVVEEIKQQSPYYRESAYGLLMSLYIELLRIHASSERLSSQDQERERDLQGDLVISPVLEFITKNFMMPVTIDYLADLCHLSTTHFRRKFHEIMGTTPLDFLNSTRIEEACKRLKSTEASILSISEQVGFRSISSFNRCFAKLMGESPKAWRKGAHTEAQSAKASILEFTGWV, encoded by the coding sequence ATGCCCAAACCGAAGAAACCTGTCATTGAATATCGTCACTATAGCCTGCCCATTGATTTTCCTGTCCTGTTACTCAGTGGAGACCGCTGGAGAATATCCGATATCAAGAGTGAGCATCTTCATTTCCATAACCACATGGAGATTGGCATCTGTTATTCAGATGGAGGCATCATGGAGATTAAGGGAGAATCTGTGCCTTTTCGGGCAGGCGACATCACGTTCATTCCCCGATATCTTCCGCATACCACATACAGTTCGCCTAATAACGCCAGCCTGTGGGCTTATATCTTTTTTTCACCGGAAGAACTCTTCCGCCATTCGCTCAAAACAGCACAAACTCACATTGAACCGAATCTATGGGCGATTCAGGGAACCAATTGCATTCTGAATAAGGAACAGCATCCCAAAATTCACACACTCGCAACATCAGTGGTAGAAGAGATTAAGCAGCAGTCCCCCTATTATCGGGAGAGCGCGTACGGCTTGTTGATGTCTCTATATATCGAACTGCTTCGAATTCATGCGAGCAGCGAGCGCTTGTCATCGCAGGATCAGGAACGAGAACGAGACCTCCAAGGTGACTTGGTCATCTCACCCGTGCTGGAGTTTATCACCAAAAATTTTATGATGCCCGTGACCATCGATTACCTCGCTGATCTGTGTCATCTGAGTACAACGCATTTTCGCCGCAAGTTCCATGAAATTATGGGAACCACACCGCTTGATTTTCTGAACAGTACCCGGATTGAAGAGGCATGCAAACGATTAAAAAGCACAGAGGCCTCCATCCTGTCCATCTCCGAGCAGGTTGGCTTCCGATCCATCTCCAGCTTTAACCGCTGCTTCGCCAAACTGATGGGCGAATCACCTAAAGCCTGGCGCAAAGGGGCTCATACAGAAGCACAGTCTGCAAAAGCGTCGATATTGGAATTCACGGGTTGGGTATGA